The following nucleotide sequence is from Cricetulus griseus strain 17A/GY chromosome 9, alternate assembly CriGri-PICRH-1.0, whole genome shotgun sequence.
CTGTGTACAGTGTTGATGGAGATGGTTGGCTGTGTGCAGGGGAATATcgtatttgttgttttgtttgttggtgtttTAGATAGGATTTCATTATTTAGCCTAGGGGAAACTAGAGTTTGCAACCTGCCTGCCAAGCCCTGAATGATGAGGTAACCATGTCTGGTACAGTTGACTTATATTGTGTATACAGGTTTTATAAATATTACTCAGGAGTTCTCAGGGTAGATGGGCTAACTGGAACTCCCAATAGCCTCCTTTGAAAGATCTTCTCAACACCTATGATTGCTGTTTCCAATTTACCTACATTATCTGGGTATAATAGTGTTTTACTCTGACTTTTAGGACAATCTTCACCATAAATTAATGTAGTCGAACACTGgccatttgttttaaattcttttgtgtAGGGACTACCAAATTTGTCACCCATTTTTCaaaaagtttttaattatatttgttgATATACTTTACTGGATGTGTTGTTCTTCTGTAAAACTTCAAAAATGAGAAATATCCAGTGTGAGATGGGGCTGGCCCTGACTCGATGGAAGAAGACCtctagagagcacattaaccagtttattacagggcagAAGAGACGAGAGGAGACTGGAAaattagagagacagagagagtgagagagcaaggagagagaagaaggcaagagagagaagtgtgtaaGAGAACTAGTGTTTGACCattggaaaaagagagaaagaagagggatgAGGATGCAGGTTTCAAAGGGGTGGCTTGCATAACCCTAGAGTCCCTACTCAGCTCTGTTACAAGTGATGTAGCCATGAAGTAGCCATCAACACAGGGTCCTTTGAGCTTCGTAGGTATCTGCCTGAGCCTTTCAGGTTGTATGTCACCCAAATCTCTATGCctattttgtgggttttccccATCTTTTTATCTAGTTTGATAAATATTAGCAACTAATGGAATTAAtgtgttataaattataattttgcctagttttaatttattgagtccaaagaaattatattttcctCATTGTTTATAAAGTTTCCATCCTTCTAGTTTTAAATTAAAGCTATTAATTATAGGttctttggttgtttgtttgtttgattgtattggtttttcaagacaggttttctctgtatagctttggagcctatcctggcactcatgcTGGAGACCAAGCTCGGTCGTCGAACTCCATAGAGActaaccacctgcctctgctcccacacGCCCCCAGTGTTGGTAATTTAAAGGCTTGCCACCACCAACGCTGGTGTTATTGATATTATTGAACAGTAAACCAATTGTTCAGTCATGATTAGATAGACAACTACGGAACacgagacaaaaaaaaaaaacacatgtgttGAGTTTactgaagggaaaggaagagaagcaaaaTGGGAAGGCGGCGAGAGAGACAAGCACAGcagaggatggggagagagaaagaagcagagaagggagagagagagagagagagagagagagagagagagagagagagagaagaacataTGGAGATGCTCgattaaaaggggaagcttgcacatgagTATTGGGTTCTTAGGCTTCCCCTTCATGCGTGACATAGCCATAACATGGACATCAACACATGGTCttgtgagctgcctaagtatctatCTGCCCATATGCATATCtgacccattgtcagggggcagggttaGCATAATGCCAGGTTCCAACAGACAgagttgttatacagagaaaccccatcttgcaaaacaaaagaaacaaacaaaccaaaatattaaGTAGCAATGCTGTTTCTAGTGGATAATGTTACATATGAAAAAACTCTGAGCAGATTAAGGAAGAATCCATGATGTAATGAAATTAGTCATTTTTGATAGAGTTGTGGCCTTTGATCAGATAGTGGATAATTGAATAAAcctctttaatttatttttgagttctTGGGATCAAACCTGGGCTCTTTCATTTGGTAGGCAACTGCTACCAAATAACCAAATTAAACCCAAATTTCCTCTACTATAGATGGCTGTATTGCAGGATTGGGAAGGACTGATTGTACCTGCTTTGATTGAATCTGGAATGAAATGCAAACATGGAGGTCAGTTTAGAACACAGAAAAGTCAGAGAGATTTCATTCCAAACAGTTGATTTACTTGAGAGAAGTAATATGTGATTATGAGACTGTGCTTCAGAAAACCAATGCTACTCCATTCAGAGGTACCTCTTAGTTCCTGAAAATGTAATCTGAATTTTTTGATGTAACATTAGATTGCTGTTAAATGTGATACTCCTTAACCCCTAATGGTTGGAGAGAAAAGTAAAGATTAGGAAATCCCTCTATAGCATGATACACAAAATATACAGACACCCTGAATCCTGAAATTGTTGCTTGCATTTTGATACAGGAAAAAAATCCTGGGCTCTGACTATAGCTCATGTTCAAGGGCAAAGACATTTCCTACCAAGTATGAGGCctcgagtttgatccccagcactgaaaaatcaATTGCAGAGTTAGTAATGGGAGAATTACCAATatagagtcaggtaaaaatatgagtatttattagggagatgccttacttacagagcaacctaaccAGCCAGCAGGGCACGAAGTCCAGCAAGccgatgatgaaaaggaagaagggagttgTGCGTTCCTGCCCCTCACTGTTAAACCTTCCCTACCTCACCCTAACCATGCCCTctaaggcatggtcaggcatacatgtagccagcccctagcaggaaTGGTTATGGTGTCACCTAAAAGTGAGTTCACAAGTTAAGTGAAAAAATTTCTAGTGAAATTGATCCAGGTTACTTTGCTAACACCAGGCACTTCTGAGTGTCTAAATATTctttatcctttaaaaatgtgttgtGTTGGGTGTgttagttcacacctttaatcttagtaccTGGAAGGCAGAGATTGAAGGACCCCTGTCTCTTAGAAGCGTGATACAAAGAAATCTCAAGTTTAAGGGCAACCTGGGCAATTTAGTAAAGCAGTCTTGCAAAAGTTAATGTGAAGGCCTGGGATTATACTCCAATTATAAAGAGCTTCCCTAGCAACCAAGAATTTCAAGTGCAAACTAAGAAgagaacataaaatataatacattgaAGAGTATAAATGGAGGTGTGCTCAGTATTGTACTTTAACTCAGAAGAAGCAGGCAGGAGAATGCATGTTCCATGGCTGACAGATTTGGAGTGAGAtggtctcacaaaaacaaaaagaaaagaaaggaaagcaagctATAAATGAATATTCTCTTGTGAAGCCATAGTAAATGTCCGGTTGTTAGAATTATGTTAAAATTAACATTCATAACAGTATAAATTCAGGCATTAAGAGGGAtaaaagagccaggtggtggtagtggatgcttttaattccagaactcgggaggcagaggcaggttgttctctgtgagtttgagaccagcccattctacagagctagttccaggacatcctccaaagccacagagaaaccctgtctcgaaaacaaaacaaaacaaaacaaaaaacccaaaaagcaaaacaaggggGATAAAATATAGCATTAGACATatggtttaaaatattttcattaggGATATATAAACAATTAATGCCTTAATTATTAGGGTAAGAACATAGAATTGTATATTAATTATAGCAAGTTTGTATGGAGAAAAATagtataaaaatatgtaattctAGACagagagtggtggtgcacacctttaatcccagcacccaagaggcagaggctatTGTATTTTTGAGTTGAGTCCACCCTGATCTACAGTGTGatttccaggacaatcagggctaccaagagaaactctgtcttgaaaaaaacatagataaataattctaaattgaattaaaggaaaataaaccaaGGGCCTCAGAAAGGATGTTATATAAGCATGATTTATCGGGAATgacttgaaattttaatttacgAATTAACAACTTCTGTTTTAatacctatatattttattaaaacatctaCTTGTGTTATTTCTATAAAGCACATAGTTTACATGTTGGATATTTATTgataaaacattttagttttattttatttttttcttaattttttttgagaaatggtctcaCTTTGCAACTTTAGCTGTCATAGAATTTACtcggtagaccaagctggcctcaatttagaaatctacctgtctctgccttgctagtgctgggaataaaggagtgtcccaccacacccagccctaataaatgagtaaataatttctaattttatccTGTACAAAAGGTGTTGGGCaaggggcaatggtggcacatgactttaatcccagcactagggaggcagaggcaggcagatctctgattttgagacctgcctggtctacaagagctggttccaggacagcctccaaagccacagagaaaccctgtcttggaaaaccaaaaaaaaagtgttaggCTGGGTGTGGccaagcacacctttaatcccagcactgggaacgCAGACTgtaggatctctgttagttccaggccagcctgatgtccatagtgagaacctgtcatAAAAAATATGTGAACATTAATCTATATAGaaacatctatttttaattttatagaaaatattttgaaatattaaacaATTGATTAAAATGGATACATTTATCATGCTGGTATGAAAAAGTTGATGAGATTATGGGCAAACTCATTATATTAATGGTGTCTTCATACTCATACACAGATCAGAATATTCAACTGTTCTTTATAAactggcttttgttgttttgctttttgatacTGGCTTTAACTTTGTAATAGTTTCATCTCACATAGAACTGGCTTTGTATACAGGCTCGAcaccaactcacagagatctgcctgcctctacctcccaaatgctgggattaaaggcgtgtgctaccactccCTGTTTAtaaggtttttaaaatgtaatctttGATTGATTATCCACCTCTTTTCCTATATAAAAGGAACATTGGGAGAGAAAGACACTGCTATTTCCAGCAACCCAGTCCTTGACTGCATCTCTGTAGTGAAGCTTTTAGGAGAAGCTCTACAACCATCTTGGGGAAACTCATTTCCAAGACAGCCTTTGCTTGTGAGTATGTAATTCACACTAATTGTTTAATGTTCATTATTGTcccttttctgtatattttttgaatttttaatttctttttactttaagtaGTGATCTATAAAAGTTGATTTGTGGTACTATGtaattttcccccatttttaatttaaattatctttttatttaaatatcctTAATTTTTTTATACTTGTATTTGACATAAATTCATGTCCCAGGGAAAGTTGCTAACTACTTGCTAAAATTTGTTGGAAGAAATTTAAACTGCTCTTCATTGGCCCATAATGTCAAGGGTTTGTTCTGTGAAATGCATTGCTGGATGATTTTTATACTTGCATGAACCTCTACGGTGTTCTTGCATGAACTTAGATGGTGTATTTCTGTACTAGTGATAACTGTACCTCACTGAGGGTAGGTTTAGAACATAAGCATGCAGTGaccatcagaaagaaaaatatcattattAAAGGAAAATGGAGGGAATCTTCGTAACTGGCTTAGTAGAGACACTTGGCTTCCTATCCTTGAGAGTCACATGAGCTAGATGTCACAGAAGCCTGCTAACTAGAGCGTTTATTGCAGAAATATTGTggttctaccaaaaattcaaattctgGGCTCCACTCTAGGcatttttgaattttagaaaCTTTCACAGATGGCTTTAACCCATGCTCTTATATGAGACCTGTTTCTTCAGAGAAAAGGGATGGTAGAAGATTCACAAACAGAGAAAATTCTGCATAGCTACTAGTAGATTCCATCCTCTGTTGTTTACATTTAGTTTGTTTTCAAAGGGAAGCCTCAGAAGAAGTACGATGCCACAGGATTTACAGAACACGAGGACCCAGTTTGCCCAGAAGAAGGTAACGGCCAAACACCGAATTCATGCGATTCCTGTGAGGATGACCAGTTCCATCTTCCCACGTCCTGTGACTAGAATAACTTCCCATCCAAAGAATATCATCAAATACAGGAAGATGCTTGAAGAGAATCTGGAGAAACCCAGGCAGCTCTGTGCATTTAGCAGACTGCAGGAATATCTACTTGAAGACAGTAAAGGGGGAATACAGGCTGAAGCCAAAGTTCCAAGTGGTGCTAATAGTCTGCACACCTCCCCACACTTCACCTCCATCCCACCCCCGAGTTCAGAAAAGATGGTACAAGAGACTGTTCAGCTGTTGCCATCTTCCTTTAGTCAAGGGGTAACATTGCCAGTCGCTCTTCCACCTTTGCCGTCTTTGAGCAGTCAAGTGGTAACTACTACAGACATCCGAAGACAGGCCCAGAAGGTAAATACAGCACGGAAGAGACTGGCTGCACTCTTGGAGGCAGACAGGCTTGCCAGGCAAGCCGAGAATATGGCAGAACAGAGAAGACGAGTATTCTGGaaactgaatgaaaagaaaaagaaactggaaaatattcGTGTGGCGAACTCTGCAAGTTCTCCATGAAGGACTTAGTTCCGTGTAGCTCCTGGGTAGATAAAAAAGCCTTAACTCATGTTAGACAAGTCTGGCCATCTTGAAGCTAATCCTTTGTTCCTCCCTACCATGGGACTGCTGCTTGCTAGATGTATAGTTCCTTGCTGACCGTACTAGACAGCATATAAGACTGGACTTCTGCTTGCCTTAGTCCTGGAAAGAGAGAAGCTGCAGCTGGTATGTCTAATCCCCTCTCCAGTGCTATGTCTATGACGTAACAAGTAAATACTTTTATAATATTAGGTTtagtggaagaagaaaagggcTCTTTACTCAGTTGTTCAATTTCATTAAGTATCTAACTTGTTAAAACTTCTTAATGAAAAGCTGCTTCATGTGCTGGAGCTTTATACATCAGTGTCATGGACTTTGTTTTTGTGAAAATCTCTGCAATCCTAAACTATCAGTAAAGGTTTCCATTTTAAATACAAGTTCAGGGATTCGTTAATATGGCAGTGATTTGATGCCAAAGATACTATTATAGATGTGGTTGTATCTATCAGTTATCTATCCCTCTATACTAGCTCTCTATGATGAGCTACACCCTCCATCTCGCAcagctaattttaaaataaattcatttttttactATATAAAGTTATATAAGTTAATTTACATGTGAGAATATATTgctgctgggcatggtagcacacacctttgattccatcAGAGGCAAAGTGTTTAGTTTTTGGAGGCagggattctctatgtagttctggaactcactctgttccAATTGTCTTTGGAACTCAGAGTTATGCCTGCCTTTGACTCCCTAGTACTTGGATAAAAAACATGGGCCACCTGTTATTCtatttaagctgcagctgctgaaaTAAAGGAACAATGGATGaacaacccacatggagtttatttaccTGAAGGGTGGGATGGAGCTgggttgtcagccaacccaagaggagccaaagagagagaaagatggaaggctggaccttttaaggggaagactgcacatgcccACTAGGGTTTTTCCCATAAGCAGAGTCCTCAGGCAGGCGGCAATGCATGGCAGGTGCATGGAGATGATGTAGCAAGTTTTCCTTTGCATGCCCTGCTTGTCGTTAGGGGgacagggtcatccaggtgtattgttcctACAATCCtggctgttgtttattataaaagttggagAATTGGGCGTGGCACATTATGGAAGTAGGGATGAAGAAAtctcaaggctgcttcctgctgacctggggtgTTGACCATTTTGGGGGGGATCTGAGAAGTTTGAGGTGCTGCCACATACTGGGGTAgatggttgtttcattgcagtccaggctgtatggtaCTCACTGGCATcttttagacctggcaagatgttcgAAGtgtagaggacaaggttaagtttagaaaaaaaatttcttaggTCTTGGTATTTGAGGGAAGactgtaagatgagggagggctCCTGGAGGTGTcgcaagatgagggaagggaatttaggacTAGGGAAAGtttgaatattacctggagtgaatctgacttgtttggatctgattcagtttcctggaacttataagaatccttaaagtttgtgaaaacataaaatttagacaCATTAGATCATATCTAGGTATTATGGAATCTTTCTGGTTACTTTTACCCAGAAGGCACAAACATTTGTTGGACCTTGTATCTTTAGATCCATGGCTTTTAGGCTGGTATTCCAGTAACAACAGCTAATCGGTtggattaaaaattttaagtaagttATTGTGGGACACTTAGGAAATTGATGAGCATGGTGTAATTAGAAGCAGGAGAGTTTAAATCAgccttttttcttattcttctgaAATGGGAGGCAAAGTAGATGATTTCTGTGTCCTCTGAAACTTAAGGGTACAGAGTCTTGTTGTAGAAACTGTGTATGAAGGGTGAGTCTCTGGTGGAGAAATAAAGGGTTTGAGGTGGGATAAGTGAATCCAGTGCGGAAGGCCCTCAAGCTTAGCTGCTGTTGGAGTGACAAGAATTACTTTGAAAGGGCCCTTCCACTTAGGAGACAGGGGCGAGGAGTTCtggtctggaggagaaagaagtactTGATCACTAATATCAATTGGAGAGGTACAGTGGGTAGTACATGGTCGAGGTAGAGAGTGGTCAGCAAATTCCCATAGGATGGAAAGGAGATGATGATGTAAAGGTGTGAGCAGGTGATCAGGGAGTGGTGAGGTGTGGGACAGGTGGTTAGAAATGGCTGCCCATACATTAGttcaaagaatgaaatgaaaagtggTTGTTCAGGTTGAGCCCTAAGCCTGAAAAGGGCCAGAGGCAAAAGCTTTACCAAGTCAACAtgaagttcctgtgacattttaactagaaaagtctttaaagaatggGTAGTTTGCTCTGCCTTCCATGAGGACTGGGGGTGATATGGAATATGAAAATGCCAAGGAATATTGAGAGCTTTAGACAGGGCTTGAGAGATCTGAGAGGTAAACTCAGGACCATTGTCTGACTGAAGAGAGGATGGAATCTCAAACCGGGGAACAATTTCCATGAGAAGGATGTCAGAGACTGTCTGAGCTTTCTTGTTAGTAGTAGGAAATGCCTCTACCCACCCTGAGAAAGTATCTACTAGTACCAGGAGGTTTTTAACTCGCctgactgtgggcatgtgggtaAAGTCAAGTTGCCAGTCAGTCCCTGGGAGAGAGCCCCTGGCCTGGTGGGGGGGAAAGGGGGGGCTATGACATCTGGAGTTAGGGTCTGACATCTGACAGGTTTTACAAGAGGCAGtgatagtttttaagaaatttaagccATCAGAAGTAGGTTGGAGGTGAGCCTTGACAAACAGAGACAGAGCCTTACTGTTAGGGTGGAAGAGCTGGTCTAAGTAGGACAGAATTTGTCTGATGTCAGGAGGAGGCAGTGAGGATTTGGGTTGTAGTCTATGGATTTCCTGTGGTGGGTGAGGTAAATCTGGGCCTCGGAGGGCTGCATCCCTAGCTGCTTCATCACCCCAGTTGGTTGCCGTTAGCCATAACAGAGCTGTCAGTCTGATGTGACCGGCCATGAATAATTCCTATAGCTTTGGGGAGGTGAGAGGCCATAATATAACCTGAGTTAGCTATGGATCCTCCTTTTGTAGTAAGTAGTCCACATTCCTTCCAAACAGCTGAGTGGAACAGGAGGATATGAAAAGCATATTCAGAGTCTGTGTAAACATTTAGAGAATGTCCCTGTGCCAATTGGAAGACATGGGTGAGGGCTATTAATTCAGCCTGTTGGTTAGTAGTTTGGGCAGGGAGTGCCCGTGCTTCCACCACCCTGGTATCTGACACTATGCCATAGCCTGCTTTACGGGTCCCCTCATGTAAAAAAGAGCTGtcatctgtgtaccatgtatagGTGGCCTGAGGTAGTGTGCCAACCTGTATGTGTGAAGGATGGGGCAAGATTGGAAAGTAAGCATGGCATCTTTTACTAATGCTACCTGGAGGGAAAGAACTTGGGAAGGAGGTAGAGTTTGTAAGCCTCTGTAGGTTAGGAGATGAGACAGGTTGTGGTGGCAGGAGACAGTGATGGGTGACTCAATTGTTAATTTCTTTGACTCATGGATAAGGAGCTCAGCAGCTGCTAAAGCACATATGCAGGATGCCCATACTTCAGTAGTCAGGTCTAGCTTCTTTGACAGATAGGCTTCAGGTGCAAAGGAAAGTCCTAGCTGGTGACCTAGAACTCCAAGGGcaaatccttctttttctgttacctagagggagaaaggaaaagttaaGTCTGGTAGATGAAGGGCTGGGGCCTCAACAAGGGCCTGATTAAGTCTCTGAAAGGGCTTAGTAACAGGGTTAAGGAGAGTTTAATGTGGAGGTTTGTGAGCCGGCTCATACAGGGTGTGGGCAAGGAGAGAGTAAGAGTGGATCCAGGATCGTGAGACACCAGCAATTCCTAGAAATGATAAAATGTCCTCTTTAGTAGAAGGGACTGCAAGAGACTGGGTTAAGTTTTTTGTGCCTACAGTAATAGCTTTGTGGGCTGAGGTAATGGTTAGTCCCAAGTAGGTGACCTGAGGGGTAGACAATTGAACCTTAGAAGGTGAGACTCTGTAACCCCTGCTAGACAGGAAATTTAGGAGAGTGGAAGTATCAGTCCAGCTAACTTCCAAGGAGAGGctacaaaacaaaatatcatctaCATAATTATGAACTGAGATTTAGgaaaaaacagagagagcagGTCAGAAGTCAGGGCCTGACCAAAAAGGTGTGGACTGTCCTGGAAGCCCTGTGGTAGGACAGTCTAGGTGAGT
It contains:
- the LOC113839029 gene encoding putative methyl-CpG-binding domain protein 3-like 3, producing the protein MPQDLQNTRTQFAQKKVTAKHRIHAIPVRMTSSIFPRPVTRITSHPKNIIKYRKMLEENLEKPRQLCAFSRLQEYLLEDSKGGIQAEAKVPSGANSLHTSPHFTSIPPPSSEKMVQETVQLLPSSFSQGVTLPVALPPLPSLSSQVVTTTDIRRQAQKVNTARKRLAALLEADRLARQAENMAEQRRRVFWKLNEKKKKLENIRVANSASSP